A section of the Harmonia axyridis chromosome 2, icHarAxyr1.1, whole genome shotgun sequence genome encodes:
- the LOC123673398 gene encoding uncharacterized protein LOC123673398 translates to MKKVLCSKDLTLHLKLRLAKCYVHSVLYYGVEAWTLNADAMRRLNSFEMWTYRRILRVSWKDRITNIEVLRRIGREKEVERTIKERKLQYLGHIMRGEKWNEGLSDQDNLIRLDRALKGKARETVKALLISPSNVSRIINMLEMNFGRPEWIVLSLMEKVKKISPVKEDSLESCIFFSNAVTNMVVTMRNVNSSLYLFNPEMLVNIVEKLPTIQKYNWGKYKYQKDLQGIPTSLEDFANWYEEEVNSMASTSNPFQRSKHMSRKETVSFSKKSEPRKAENSKVCVFCQRTNHKIEECGEFIEKTIPERRQSVMNLRLCFLCLQLGHMANKCFLRTRCGIMGCKGKHSSLLHLARDPNSSYPTLQDKTAASSEFCAKLNDVDQKTLLRIAPVILRGPYNEIKTFALFDEGSTCSMMDENLAMKLNLSGPIVPLRFQWTNNITHFEDESKMVDVDISADSNKQIFYNLKNLRTVKNLSIPNQKINVDLLSQNIPHLNRKILEAVENATPEILIGQDNCGLIISRQVIQPKMNQPIMSKSKLGWTIHGALTDSTDGNEMNHATLCCRHIEDDELHRMVKDSFKLEAFGVNEKIISSVEDRKALEIMNSTAKRIGNRWEIGHLWRNMDVAFPDSKVNALNRLSCMERKMKKDCEFAKQYREKIQDYINKGYARKLELEEITENPRNWFLPHFAVWNVHKPGKIRLVFDAAARSFGYSLNDFLLQGPDFVPSLVSVLWRFRQGKIAFSGDIREMFHQVLIKKEDRCAQRFLWHDENNLGGIPDVYEMNVMIFGAVSSPSVAQFIKNRNAECFEDKFPGISRAMKRQHYVDDYLDSCSTYEEAIQRVRDVIYVHNQAGFEMVKWISNSKRVLESIPKCLRAESEKNIKIDSQEIKRVLGLSWSPETDQFIYSLNFHKIPIEKTSGSIAPTKRKVLRIIMSIFDPFGFLATLIIKANVFCDARDKAYSYVAYFRTEEKEDNTETHVCFVTAEYKVAPLTQQIIPKLELQGAVLACRLSKKIWEEVEHKIRETHYWTDSLVVLKQIRSQSRRFPMFVSCRIGEIHENADVFQWHWDPSEENVADQATKELKNIDLKQDGDWFSGPSFLGKPRKLWYCEGGKNSNEERHL, encoded by the exons ATGAAAAAAGTCCTGTGCAGCAAGGATCTGACATTGCATCTCAAACTGCGATTGGCAAAATGCTATGTACACAGTGTGCTCTATTATGGGGTGGAAGCATGGACGCTAAATGCAGATGCAATGAGGCGTCTTAACTCTTTCGAGATGTGGACCTACCGAAGAATTCTGAGAGTTTCGTGGAAGGATCGTATCACCAACATCGAGGTGCTAAGAAGAATCGGTAGAGAAAAAGAAGTTGAACGTACCATCAAGGAGAGAAAGTTACAATATTTGGGACACATAATGCGAGGCGAGAA gtggaatgaaggATTATCAGACCAGGATAACCTCATTCGTCTTGATAGAGCACTCAAGGGAAAAGCTAGGGAAACTGTTAAAGCTCTTCTAATATCTCCAAGCAATGTTTCAAGGATAATCAATATGCTCGAGATGAATTTTGGTAGACCTGAATGGATTGTTCTATCTCTCATGGAAAAAGTGAAGAAAATCAGCCCTGTAAAAGAAGACAGTTTGGaatcctgtatttttttctcaaacgcAGTTACTAATATGGTGGtcacgatgagaaatgttaattCTTCACTATATTTGTTCAATCCGGAAATGTTAgtgaatattgttgaaaaacttCCCACCATACAAAAGTACAACTggggaaaatataaatatcagaaAGATTTACAGGGAATACCAACATCCCTTGAAGATTTTGCAAATTGGTACGAAGAAGAGGTAAATTCTATGGCTTCTACAAGTAATCCATTCCAGAGAAGTAAACACATGTCAAGGAAagaaacagttagtttttcaaaaaagtccGAGCCGAGAAAGGCAGAAAATTCCAAAGTTTGTGTATTTTGCCAGAGAACGAATCATAAAATAGAGGAATGTGGTGAATTCATAGAGAAGACTATACCAGAAAGAAGACAATCAGTTATGAATTTGAGATTATGTTTTCTATGTCTCCAATTGGGTCACATGGCTAATAAATGTTTCCTCAGAACGAGATGTGGTATAATGGGTTGTAAAGGAAAGCATAGCAGTCTTCTTCATCTGGCAAGAGATCCAAACAGCTCATATCCAACTTTACAAGATAAAACAGCAGCTTCGAGTGAATTTTGTGCGAAATTGAACGATGTGGATCAAAAAACTCTGCTGAGAATAGCACCAGTTATACTTCGTGGGCCTTATAATGAAATCAAGACATTTGCCTTATTCGATGAAGGCTCCACATGCTCGATGATGGATGAAAATTTAGCTATGAAATTGAACCTCTCTGGACCCATCGTTCCACTCCGTTTTCAATGGACAAATAACATTACCCATTTCGAGGATGAATCGAAAATGGTTGATGTTGATATTTCTGCCGACAGCAATAAACAAATCTTCtataatctgaaaaatttgaggACTGTTAAAAACTTGAGTATACCAAACCAGAAAAtcaatgtagatcttttgtcTCAGAATATCCCACATTTGAACCGGAAAATTCTAGAGGCCGTGGAGAATGCAACTCCAGAAATTCTCATTGGCCAAGACAATTGCGGACTAATTATATCACGTCAGGTCATACAACCAAAAATGAATCAACCTATAATGTCCAAATCCAAATTAGGTTGGACTATTCATGGAGCACTCACTGATTCAACtgatggaaatgaaatgaatcatgcAACTCTTTGTTGCCGACATATTGAAGATGATGAACTCCATCGTATGGTGAAAGATAGTTTCAAGTTAGAAGCTTTCGgagtgaatgaaaaaatcatcagcTCAGTAGAAGATCGCAAAGCACTTGAAATCATGAATAGCACAGCTAAAAGAATTGGTAACCGTTGGGAAATTGGACACCTTTGGAGAAATATGGATGTCGCATTTCCTGACAGCAAAGTAAACGCACTCAACCGTCTTTCCTGcatggagaggaaaatgaagaaagatTGTGAATTCGCAAAGCAGTACCGTGAGAAGATCCAGGATTACATCAACAAGGGTTATGCAAGAAAATTAGAGTTAGAGGAGATTACAGAAAATCCGAGAAACTGGTTTTTACCACATTTTGCAGTGTGGAACGTCCATAAGCCCGGTAAAATTAGACTTGTCTTTGACGCTGCTGCAAGATCATTTGGATATAGCCTCAATGACTTTTTACTACAAGGTCCAGACTTTGTTCCTTCCTTGGTTTCCGTTTTATGGCGCTTTAGGCAGGGAAAAATTGCATTTAGTGGGGACATCAGGGAAATGTTTCACCAAGTGTTAATAAAAAAGGAAGATCGATGTGCTCAACGATTTCTTTGGCATGATGAAAATAACCTTGGTGGAATTCCGGATGTTTATGAAATGAATGTTATGATCTTCGGTGCCGTGTCTTCTCCATCCGTAGCCCAATTCATCAAGAACAGGAATGCTGAATGTTTCGAAGATAAATTCCCTGGAATAAGCAGAGCAATGAAGAGACAACATTATGTTGACGATTATTTGGATTCATGTAGCACATACGAGGAAGCTATTCAAAGAGTACGAGATGTAATTTATGTTCATAATCAAGCTGGTTttgaaatggtgaaatggatTAGTAACTCCAAGAGGGTTCTAGAATCAATTCCAAAATGTCTTCGtgctgaatcagaaaaaaacattaaaattgatTCACAAGAAATCAAAAGAGTTCTTGGATTGTCTTGGTCTCCAGAAACTGACCAATTCATATATTCGCTGAACTTTCAcaaaattcctattgaaaaaacatCAGGATCAATAGCACCAACGAAACGGAAGGTCTTGCGGATCATCATGTCAATATTTGATCCTTTCGGGTTTTTGGCAACTTTGATCATAAAGGCGAATGTGTTTTGTGATGCGCGTGATAAGGCTTATTCCTATGTTGCTTACTTCAGAACAGAAGAAAAGGAGGATAATACTGAAACACATGTCTGCTTTGTTACTGCTGAGTATAAAGTTGCGCCATTGACTCAGCAAATCATACCCAAATTAGAGTTACAAGGAGCAGTGTTGGCATGCAGACTATCCAAGAAAATATGGGAAGaagttgaacataaaattcgCGAAACACATTATTGGACTGATTCATTGGTGGTACTTAAACAAATAAGATCCCAGTCGAGAAGGTTTCCTATGTTCGTGTCATGTCGAATAGGAGAAATCCATGAAAATGCAGATGTTTTCCAGTGGCACTGGgatccttctgaagaaaatgtagcAGATCAGGCTaccaaagaattgaaaaatatcgatcTTAAACAAGATGGAGATTGGTTTAGCGGACCATCGTTTTTGGGAAAACCAAGGAAATTATGGTATTGTGAGGGTGGCAAAAATTCAAACGAAGAAAGGCATTTATAA
- the LOC123673399 gene encoding craniofacial development protein 2-like yields the protein MAQRNDSQQFTNHGFRMPRFGRGRDDINSRASQVVNCLLKIYKSTLKIATWNVRSMYEPGKLRNIEQEMVRLKIDVVGISDTRWIGSGELSTENGRVYYSGNDDTQHRYGVAVILDRNVVKSVTGFIPMSERVMLLQLMTTHRKLNLIQIYAPTADKNEEELENFYSDLQKTLRLTASRDITVVMGDFNAKIGEGRCDSTVGQYGLGVRNERGDRLVEFCQENNLVVTNTFFKLPKRRLYTWKSPADKDNNIVRNQIDYILIKHRYRNAIKTVKAYPGADVSSDHNPLIARFQLQLKKMQNKHKINANLEKATTKSQQNEESAEQQWQFLETALIEPSKKELITSKHKKEDWMTDGILELMDERRRCKSNNNIRYKQLQIQIRRKIREAKETYFSDKCKEIEDLQNKYDNFNLNKKVKELAGMNKRNTSNILLDKEGNIIMETEQKLER from the exons ATGGCTCAGAGAAATGACAGTCAACAGTTCACTAATCATGGTTTTCGGATGCCAAGATTCGGCAGGGGAAGAGATGACATAAACAGCAGGGCTTCCCAGGTCGTCAActgtttgttgaaaatatacaaATCAACTCTTAAAATTGCGACATGGAACGTAAGAAGTATGTACGAGCCTGGAAAGTTAAGAAACATAGAGCAGGAGATGGTGCGACTAAAGATTGATGTTGTTGGAATAAGTGACACAAGATGGATTGGTTCGGGTGAACTTAGTACAGAAAATGGACGAGTTTACTACTCTGGCAATGATGACACTCAACACCGCTATGGAGTGGCCGTAATTCTTGACAGAAACGTAGTAAAATCAGTAACAGGCTTCATACCAATGTCCGAAAGAGTTATGTTGCTACAACTGATGACAACTCACCGAAAACTAAACCTAATACAAATTTATGCTCCTACAGCTGACAAAAACGAAGAAGAGTTAGAAAACTTTTATAGTGACCTTCAAAAGACATTACGACTAACTGCATCTAGAGATATAACAGTAGTTATGGGTGATTTTAATGCTAAAATCGGCGAAGGAAGATGTGACTCTACAGTAGGGCAGTACGGACTTGGTGTACGCAACGAGAGGGGCGATCGTCTTGTTGAATTCTGTCaagaaaataatcttgtggtaaCGAatacgtttttcaaacttcccaAGAGACGTCTGTATACATGGAAATCACCAGCTGACAAAGACAACAACATCGTCAGAAATCAGATCGATTACATCCTAATAAAACACAGATATCGAAACGCAATAAAAACGGTAAAAGCTTACCCTGGTGCGGACGTATCATCTGATCATAATCCTCTTATTGCTAGGTTTCAGTTACAGCTAAAAAAGATGCAAAACAAGCATAAA ATCAACGCAAACTTAGAAAAAGCCACCACCAAATCTCAGCAAAATGAGGAAAGCGCAGAACAACAATGGCAGTTCCTTGAAACAGCACTTATAGAACCAAGTAAAAAGGAACTTATAACAAGCAAACATAAGAAAGAAGATTGGATGACAGACGGAATCTTGGAGTTAATGGATGAAAGAAGAAGATGCAAGTCAAATAACAACATTCGATACAAGCAGCTACAAATCCAAATAAGGCGAAAAATAAGAGAAGCAAAAGAAACATACTTCTCTGATAAATGTAAGGAGATAGAAGATTTACAAAACAAGTATGACAACTTTAATCTAAACAAGAAGGTCAAAGAGCTCGCGGGAATGAATAAAAGAAATACTTCAAATATACTCCTCGACAAAGAAGGAAATATCATAATGGAAACTGAACAAAAACTAGAGCGATGA